One part of the Oncorhynchus kisutch isolate 150728-3 linkage group LG22, Okis_V2, whole genome shotgun sequence genome encodes these proteins:
- the rag2 gene encoding V(D)J recombination-activating protein 2 gives MSLQPLTAVNCGSLLQPGCSLLQLDGDIFLFGQKGWPRRSCPTGVFGVRLKHGELKLRPISFSNDSCYLPPLRCPAVTRLEPHDGHPEGYLIHGGRTPNNEISSSLYLLTLDSRGCNRKVTLRCQERELVGEQPGPRYGHTLSMVQSLGKRACVVFGGRSYMPAGERSTENWNSVVDCPPQVFIIDLEFGCCSAHTLPELTDGQSFHLALARDDYVYFLGGHTLSSDSRPPRVFCLRVELLQGSPLLSCEHLDTGLSISSAIATRVGPSHEYIILGGYQSETQKRMECSSVVLDDSGISIEPREAPQWTGEISHSHTWFGGSLGGGSALIGVPSEGRPAPPEAHYFYQVCFQKEGEGEAEDGNQGCSQESTDFEDSAPLEDSEELYFGREPHELEDSSEGEGDTYNEEDEEDETQTGYWVKCCLGCQVDPNTWEPYYSTELLRPAMIYCSKGEGGHWVHAQCMELTEGLLVRLSQGNGKYFCLDHGGLPRQEMTPPRQVLSLKRSPMKPQHRKGPMMPKMTPAKKRFFRRLFE, from the coding sequence ATGTCTCTGCAACCACTGACTGCAGTGAACTGTGGCAGCCTCCTGCAGCCTGGCTGCTCCCTGTTACAGCTGGATGGTGACATATTTCTGTTCGGCCAGAAAGGCTGGCCCAGGCGCTCCTGTCCTACTGGGGTCTTCGGGGTACGCCTAAAGCATGGGGAGCTCAAACTGCGACCCATCTCCTTCTCAAATGACTCCTGCTATCTTCCCCCTCTGCGTTGTCCCGCCGTGACCCGCCTTGAGCCCCATGATGGACACCCAGAGGGCTACCTCATTCATGGAGGCCGAACCCCAAACAACGAGATCTCCTCCAGCCTCTACCTGCTGACCCTGGACAGCCGTGGCTGCAACCGCAAAGTGACCCTGCGCTGTCAGGAGAGAGAGTTGGTGGGAGAGCAGCCAGGGCCCCGATACGGCCACACACTTAGCATGGTGCAGAGTCTGGGCAAGCGGGCCTGCGTTGTGTTTGGGGGCAGATCCTACATGCCGGCCGGGGAGCGGAGCACAGAGAACTGGAACAGCGTTGTGGACTGCCCTCCTCAGGTGTTCATCATCGACTTAGAATTTGGCTGCTGCTCTGCCCACACCTTACCTGAGCTCACTGACGGCCAGTCCTTCCACCTAGCTTTGGCAAGAGACGACTATGTCTACTTCCTTGGTGGCCACACTCTGTCGTCTGACTCTCGTCCTCCTCGTGTGTTCTGCCTGCGTGTGGAGCTCCTGCAGGGCAGCCCTCTGCTCTCCTGTGAGCACCTGGACACCGGCCTGTCCATCTCCAGTGCTATTGCCACCCGTGTGGGGCCCTCCCATGAGTACATTATCCTGGGTGGGTATCAGTCAGAGACCCAAAAGAGGATGGAGTGCAGCAGTGTGGTGCTGGATGACTCTGGGATCAGCATCGAGCCCAGAGAGGCCCCTCAGTGGACAGGGGAAATCAGCCACAGCCACACCTGGTTCGGAGGCAGCTTGGGTGGAGGGAGCGCTCTGATTGGGGTCCCCTCTGAGGGCAGACCAGCCCCGCCCGAAGCACATTACTTCTACCAGGTGTGCTTCCaaaaggagggggaaggagaggctgAAGACGGGAACCAGGGCTGCAGCCAGGAGTCCACAGACTTTGAGGACTCCGCCCCTCTGGAGGACTCTGAGGAGCTGTACTTCGGCCGCGAGCCCCATGAGCTGGAGGACAGcagcgagggagagggggatacgtacaatgaagaggatgaggaggatgagacCCAGACAGGCTATTGGGTCAAATGTTGCCTGGGCTGCCAGGTGGACCCCAACACTTGGGAGCCCTACTACTCCACAGAACTGCTGCGGCCAGCCATGATCTACTGCTCCAAAGGGGAGGGAGGCCACTGGGTCCATGCCCAGTGTATGGAGTTGACAGAGGGCCTGCTGGTGAGGCTCTCGCAGGGAAACGGCAAGTACTTCTGCCTGGACCACGGGGGCCTGCCCCGCCAGGAGATGACCCCGCCACGCCAGGTGCTGTCCCTGAAGAGGAGCCCCATGAAACCCCAGCACAGGAAGGGCCCAATGATGCCGAAGATGACACCCGCCAAGAAGCGCTTCTTCAGGAGGCTGTTTGAGTGA
- the rag1 gene encoding V(D)J recombination-activating protein 1, with protein MEEGTLETYAPRCSMPAELHHPYSKFSDWKFKLFRVRSMERAPLPGEMQLERGALSGVVASAPLGETVGDVVGLPGSVMKLCLGGKSKENVEGPGKRVDLKLQEMDTHMNHLRCLCRLCGGALRKAKGPEHEVQGLLDDASRSALRRMGCKATSWPEVILKVFKVDVAGDMEVVHPPFFCQRCWTLAMRGGGFCSFSRTHVPGWRPHTTLCLLCHPKKPSLQRRGRKRRKPTRGAQCLAKRTKWDLQDNAAIVGEKRAWRTVIDPHQGPGLRPWVRSSVQRAQWVKSITLCQKEHLSARLLSEDLPVDFLSSVTCQVCDHLLSEPVQSPCRHLFCRSCITKYIYALGPHCPACTLPCGPADLTAPAKGFLGVLHSLPLLCPRESCGEQVRLDSFRAHCLGHHLEKVDGDHKSAENSLDNFLPVNKGGRPRQHLLSLTRRAQKHRLRDLKTQVKVFAEKEEGGDTKSVCLTLFLLALRAGNEHRQADELEAMMQGRGFGLHPAVCLAIRVNTFLSCSQYHKMYRTVKATSGRQIFQPLHTLRAAEKELLPGYHPFEWQPALKSVSTSCHVGIIDGLSGWIASVDDSPADTVTRRFRYDVALVSALKDLEEDIMEGLRERGLEDSACTSGFSVMIKESCDGMGDVSEKHGGGPAVPEKAVRFSFTIMSVSIQAEGEDEAITIFREPKPNSEMSCKPLCLMFVDESDHETLTGVLGPVVAERNAMKHSRLILSVGGLSRSFRFHFRGTGYDEKMVREMEGLEASGSTYICTLCDSTRAEASQNMTLHSVTRSHDENLERYELWRTNPHSESAEELRDRVKGVSAKPFMETQPTLDALHCDIGNATEFYKIFQDEIGEVYHKANPSREQRRSWRAALDKQLRKKMKLKPVMRMNGNYARKLMTREAVEAVCELVCSEERQEALRELMGLYIQMKPVWRSTCPAKECPDELCRYSFNSQRFAELLSTVFKYRYDGKITNYLHKTLAHVPEIVERDGSIGAWASEGNESGNKLFRRFRKMNARQSKTFELEDVLKHHWLYTSKYLQKFMEAHKDSAKALQATIDTVGSQETQEDADMSLDVPDF; from the exons ATGGAGGAGGGTACCCTGGAGACATATGCCCCCCGGTGCTCCATGCCGGCCGAGCTCCATCATCCCTACTCCAAGTTCTCAGACTGGAAGTTCAAGCTGTTCCGGGTCAGGTCCATGGAGAGGGCCCCACTGCCCGGGGAGATGCAGCTAGAGAGAGGGGCCTTGTCTGGGGTTGTGGCCTCTGCACCCCTGGGGGAAACTGTGGGGGATGTGGTGGGTCTCCCAGGGAGTGTGATGAAGCTTTGCCTGGGGGGTAAGAGCAAGGAGAACGTAGAGGGCCCGGGAAAGAGAGTGGACCTGAAACTCCAGGAGATGGACACACACATGAACCACCTCAG gtgtctgtGCCGTCTCTGTGGCGGGGCCCTGAGGAAAGCCAAAGGTCCAGAGCATGAAGTCCAGGGGCTTCTGGACGACGCTAGCAGGAGTGCCCTGCGTAGGATGGGCTGCAAGGCCACCAGCTGGCCAGAGGTCATCCTCAAGGTCTTCAAAGTGGACGTGGCGGGGGACATGGAGGTCGTCCATCCGCCATTCTTCTGCCAGCGCTGCTGGACATTGGCCATGCGAGGAGGGGGCTTCTGCAGCTTCTCCAGGACCCATGTCCCTGGGTGGAGACCCCACACCACCCTCTGCCTCCTCTGCCACCCCAAGAAACCCTCactacagaggagagggaggaagaggaggaagcctACTCGTGGAGCCCAATGCCTGGCCAAGAGGACCAAGTGGGACCTCCAGGATAACGCTGCTATTGTTGGTGAGAAGAGAGCCTGGAGAACAGTGATAGATCCTCACCAGGGACCTGGACTTAGACCCTGGGTGAGATCCAGCGTCCAGAGAGCTCAGTGGGTGAAGAGCATCACCCTCTGCCAGAAAGAGCACCTTAGTGCCAGACTGCTGTCCGAGGACCTCCCTGTGGACTTCCTGAGCTCAGTCACCTGTCAGGTGTGTGACCACCTGTTGTCTGAGCCCGTCCAGTCCCCCTGCAGACACCTCTTCTGCCGCAGCTGCATCACTAAATATATTTACGCTCTGGGCCCCCACTGCCCGGCTTGCACCCTGCCCTGCGGCCCTGCCGACCTTACTGCCCCAGCTAAGGGCTTCCTGGGGGTCCTGCACTCCCTGCCGCTGCTTTGCCCCAGAGAGAGCTGTGGGGAGCAGGTACGGCTGGACTCCTTCAGAGCCCACTGCTTGGGTCACCATCTGGAGAAAGTGGATGGGGACCACAAGTCAGCGGAAAATAGCCTGGACAACTTCCTGCCTGTCAACAAAGGGGGAAGGCCCCGACAGCATCTCTTGTCACTGACGAGGCGTGCCCAGAAGCACCGGCTGAGGGACCTGAAGACCCAGGTGAAGGTGTTTGCAGAGAAGGAAGAAGGTGGAGACACCAAGTCGGTGTGCCTGACCCTGTTCCTGCTAGCTTTGAGGGCTGGAAACGAACACCGGCAGGCAGACGAACTGGAGGCCATGATGCAAG GCAGGGGCTTTGGCCTGCATCCTGCTGTGTGTCTGGCCATCCGGGTCAACACGTTCCTGAGCTGCAGCCAGTACCACAAGATGTACCGCACCGTCAAGGCCACCAGTGGGCGCCAGATCTTCCAGCCCCTGCACACCTTACGCGCTGCAGAGAAGGAGCTCCTCCCAGGCTACCACCCCTTTGAGTGGCAGCCGGCCCTCAAGAGTGTGTCCACATCCTGCCATGTGGGGATCATTGACGGGCTATCAGGGTGGATCGCTTCGGTGGACGACTCCCCAGCAGATACAGTCACGCGACGGTTTCGCTACGACGTGGCCCTGGTGTCAGCCCTGAAGGACCTGGAGGAGGACATCATGGAGGGGCTGAGAGAGCGAGGCCTGGAGGACAGTGCTTGCACCTCGGGCTTCAGCGTTATGATCAAGGAGTCCTGCGATGGTATGGGGGACGTCAGTGAGAAGCATGGCGGAGGGCCGGCCGTCCCGGAAAAGGCTGTGCGTTTCTCCTTCACCATCATGTCCGTCTCTATTCAAGCTGAGGGAGAAGATGAGGCGATCACCATTTTCCGGGAGCCCAAGCCCAACTCAGAGATGTCCTGCAAGCCGCTATGCCTGATGTTTGTGGACGAGTCGGACCATGAGACTCTCACAGGCGTCCTGGGACCTGTGGTGGCCGAAAGGAATGCTATGAAGCACAGCCGTCTCATCCTGTCTGTGGGCGGCCTTTCTCGCTCCTTCCGCTTCCACTTCCGGGGCACGGGCTATGATGAGAAGATGGTGCGAGAGATGGAGGGTTTGGAGGCCTCTGGCTCCACTTACATCTGCACGCTGTGTGACTCCACTCGGGCAGAGGCCTCCCAAAACATGACTCTCCACTCTGTCACCCGCAGCCATGACGAGAACTTGGAGCGCTACGAGCTTTGGAGGACCAACCCTCATTCTGAGTCAGCTGAAGAGCTGCGAGACCGAGTCAAAGGCGTCTCTGCCAAGCCCTTCATGGAGACCCAGCCCACACTGGACGCCCTGCACTGTGATATCGGCAATGCCACTGAGTTCTACAAGATCTTCCAGGATGAGATAGGGGAGGTCTATCACAAGGCAAACCCCAGCCGGGAGCAGCGTCGGAGCTGGCGGGCCGCTCTGGACAAGCAGCTGAGGAAGAAGATGAAGCTGAAGCCTGTGATGAGGATGAATGGGAACTATGCACGGAAGCTGATGACCCGGGAGGCAGTGGAGGCAGTGTGTGAGCTGGTGTGCTCAGAGGAGCGTCAGGAAGCCCTGAGGGAGCTGATGGGGCTCTACATCCAGATGAAGCCTGTGTGGCGCTCCACCTGCCCGGCCAAGGAGTGCCCAGACGAGCTCTGCCGGTATAGCTTCAACTCCCAACGCTTCGCAGAGCTGCTCTCCACCGTCTTCAAGTACAGGTATGACGGAAAGATCACCAACTACCTGCACAAGACCTTGGCCCATGTGCCAGAGATTGTGGAGAGGGATGGCTCCATCGGGGCCTGGGCCAGCGAGGGGAATGAGTCTGGGAACAAGCTGTTCAGACGGTTCAGGAAGATGAATGCCCGCCAGTCCAAGACCTTTGAGCTGGAGGACGTGCTGAAGCACCACTGGCTCTACACATCCAAGTACCTGCAGAAGTTCATGGAAGCTCACAAGGACTCTGCCAAAGCTCTGCAGGCCACCATTGACACTGTAGGGAGTCAGGAGACACAGGAGGATGCTGACATGTCACTGGATGTCCCAGACTTTTGA